CCTTTTTTCGAGGAATACTAATTAATAATATGCTACGGTATAGTGCACGCAGTTTTAGCGGCTATTTATCTGTAATTTTATGTAGCAGTATTTTATTTGGAGTAACACACATGGTTAATCTTTTTGGCCAGTCATTTTCTGCAACATTGTTACAAGCAATCAATGCTTTTTCAATTGGAGTAATGCTTGCTGCGATTTATCTGAGAACAGGTAGTTTAAAATGGACTATTCTATATCATTTTATGTTGGACTTCACAGGAATAGTTATTAATGAAGGTATAGTTATTGCAGCACCTACGCCACAGAGATGGTTTGGAGTTTTTGTGTTAGATATATTGTATATCTTTACAGGTATTTTCCTGGTAAGAAAGACACAACGAAAAAAGTTGGTTTTTTAATTAAATAAATTGATAAGTATGTATCTTGGTTAAGTATATTGGTAAAACGATATATTTTAGCAAGATACTTTTTTTAATTAGATTAAAAATATTTATCAATAATCAACTTGAAAAATAAATTATTTTAGACTAATACAAAAGAGTTACCAAACAAATGCAGAACTATTACAAATTAAATACTTAT
Above is a window of Liquorilactobacillus hordei DSM 19519 DNA encoding:
- a CDS encoding CPBP family intramembrane glutamic endopeptidase, with amino-acid sequence MNVKALKTTVGIWLCLIGVFIIIHFAYLFAGIDSDNRVVVDDVLLTILVLFLNKKYLNLKLNHQVDISVGEVLRVNSLPIVIYFFYITSWFAKLPNTSLYHIVDALLLALAVAVFEETFFRGILINNMLRYSARSFSGYLSVILCSSILFGVTHMVNLFGQSFSATLLQAINAFSIGVMLAAIYLRTGSLKWTILYHFMLDFTGIVINEGIVIAAPTPQRWFGVFVLDILYIFTGIFLVRKTQRKKLVF